The region GTAGCTTCATCGGGGACCAAACCTTTCTCTAAAAGCTCATTCAGTCTATCAACAGCTTGATCAGTTTTTCCGGACAGACACAATCCCCTGATTATAGTGTTATAAGTGACAACAGTGGGAACAATCCCTTTTTCCTTCATCTCATCCCAAAGCTTCAACGCCCTGTCTGCTTGTTCGTCCTTGAAATACCCCATGATTAGAGTTCCATATGTTACCTCATCAAGAATATAACCTCGCTTCCTGGCATTTATAGTCAAGTTGTATGCATCCTCTAGCTTCTTCTCTGAGCATAAAATATGCAATATGGTGTTTAGAGTAAAAGTATCTGTTTTCAATCCCTTCCTTCCCATTTCATCCATCATCTTAAATGCCTCTCCCATCTTTCCAGTCTTACAATAACTATTAATCATAGTGTTATAAGTAAAACAATCCGGAGAGAACCCACTTTCCGCCATCTTTGCCATTACATTACTCGCCTCATCAATCTTACCTTCCTTACAAAGCCACTTAACCATTATATTATGAGTCACAGCATTTTCCTTAACCCCCCTCGACTTCATTTCCTCTACCAACTTATGTGCTTCAATGCTACCCCGATGCTCAAAACACCCATCAATCAAAGTATTATAGGTAACAACATCCGGTACGAGTCTCAAATTCTCCATCTCATCTCTAAGCCTAATAGCCTCGTCAATCTTACCCTCGTCACATAAACCTCTAACCATAGTATTATAAGTCCAAACATCAGGCAACATATCATTCCCAGTCATCAATTCAATAACCTCAGCAGCTTCTTTCAACCATTTCACCTTACAATACCCATGAACCAAAATATTATAAGTATTCCTATTAGGAACAAGACCACTACTCTTCATCTGTTGCAACAAATCCCTCACTTTACTCAACTGACTCCTCTTACACAAAGCATTCAAAACAGTATTGTAAGTAACATTATCAGGGCAACAACCAAACTCACCCATTTGATTAATCAACCGAAAAGCCTCGTTGAAATTATTATTAGAACAATAACCGTGAATCAAAATGTTGAACGTGTTGGTGTTAGGTTGAACACCAAGTTTTATTGAATCCTGAAAAACCTGTCTTGACAAAAGAATAGAATGAGAGGAATTAGACCTGACAAGAGCGTTAAGGAGAGTGTTGCAAGTGAGCAAATTCGGTCGAAACCGAAGGCGTTTCATTTTGTTGAAAATCTCGAAAGCGAGTTGAGGTTGTTGGGAGAGAACATAAGCAGCTATGGAAGTATCAAGGAGAGGTTTTGGGATGGAATGATCGGAGCGAAGGAGGCGTGAGTGAAGGGAATGGCGAGGGTGATCGGAGGAGATGAAATCGAGGAGGAGGGATTTAGCGTCGGAGAATTTGCGGCGGGAGAGGAGAGGAGGGAGGAGAGTGAGGAGTGGTTTGGGGGAAACGGAGAGGGTTGAAGGTGCGTTTGTTTGGAACCATTTGAAGAAGGAAACTAGGGTTTGTGGATGAGAGTGAAGTGGCTTCCATGAGAGGATTGAGATGATGATGGGGAGAGTGAGGTGAGGGATGAAAGGTTGAAGGTTCTGTGGGTTTTGGTGGTTGGTTAGCATGGTGGTTATGGTTTTGATGAGATGTTGTTCGTCGCCGCCGCCGCCACCGCCGGTGCCGGTGGTTGTGTTCATCATcttcctcttttattttctgCTTCAGGGTTTTGGTTTTTTTTGCTTACTCGGTTTGCAAAAACCTTAACAAGTGTTCACCATTAGGCTAA is a window of Lathyrus oleraceus cultivar Zhongwan6 chromosome 6, CAAS_Psat_ZW6_1.0, whole genome shotgun sequence DNA encoding:
- the LOC127092146 gene encoding pentatricopeptide repeat-containing protein At2g16880 translates to MMNTTTGTGGGGGGDEQHLIKTITTMLTNHQNPQNLQPFIPHLTLPIIISILSWKPLHSHPQTLVSFFKWFQTNAPSTLSVSPKPLLTLLPPLLSRRKFSDAKSLLLDFISSDHPRHSLHSRLLRSDHSIPKPLLDTSIAAYVLSQQPQLAFEIFNKMKRLRFRPNLLTCNTLLNALVRSNSSHSILLSRQVFQDSIKLGVQPNTNTFNILIHGYCSNNNFNEAFRLINQMGEFGCCPDNVTYNTVLNALCKRSQLSKVRDLLQQMKSSGLVPNRNTYNILVHGYCKVKWLKEAAEVIELMTGNDMLPDVWTYNTMVRGLCDEGKIDEAIRLRDEMENLRLVPDVVTYNTLIDGCFEHRGSIEAHKLVEEMKSRGVKENAVTHNIMVKWLCKEGKIDEASNVMAKMAESGFSPDCFTYNTMINSYCKTGKMGEAFKMMDEMGRKGLKTDTFTLNTILHILCSEKKLEDAYNLTINARKRGYILDEVTYGTLIMGYFKDEQADRALKLWDEMKEKGIVPTVVTYNTIIRGLCLSGKTDQAVDRLNELLEKGLVPDEATCNIIIHGYCWEGVVEKAFQFHNKMVEHSFKPDIFTCNILLRGLCRGGKLEKGLTLFNTWISKGKPIDLVTYNIVISSFCQEGRLEDAFDLMVEMEKKNMEPDRYTYNAITSALTNAGRNEEAAKFVSKLAEKEQDVKAQDTSPEVGTSDMMYSEQISSLCTQGKYKEAMNLFQQAEQKGVSLNKYTYIKLMDGLLKRRKSISKAAR